A stretch of the Nitrospirota bacterium genome encodes the following:
- a CDS encoding BrnT family toxin, translating into MGLIFEWDEKKARRNLSKHAVSFEEASTVFGDVLSLTVPDLIHSTEEDRFVIIGRSDRGRLLVVVHTERTECLRIISARTATLRERRSYEEGHA; encoded by the coding sequence ATGGGGCTCATCTTTGAATGGGACGAGAAGAAGGCGCGACGCAACCTCAGTAAGCACGCAGTATCTTTTGAGGAAGCAAGCACCGTGTTCGGTGATGTATTGTCATTGACGGTTCCGGACCTGATCCATTCGACGGAGGAGGACCGATTTGTTATCATTGGGCGGTCGGATCGTGGACGGTTACTGGTCGTTGTTCACACGGAACGAACCGAATGCCTTCGCATTATCAGCGCCAGAACGGCGACGCTACGTGAACGGAGGAGCTATGAAGAAGGACATGCTTGA